In Corynebacterium frankenforstense DSM 45800, the DNA window CCGAGGCATCCCGTTCACGGGCGCACCAGCTTGGCCGGCAGCCCCAAGACAGACTTTCAAGGAGTCATCAGTGTCTACATTCCACCCGAAGAGCGGTGACGTCACGCGCAAGTGGTACGTCATCGACGCCACGGACGTGGTTCTGGGACGCCTTGCCACCCACGCGGCGAACCTGCTGCGTGGCAAGGGCAAGCCGTACTTCGCCCCGAACGTCGACTGCGGCGACCACGTCATCATCATCAACGCGGACAAGGTTGCGGTCAGCACCAAGAAGCGTCAGCGCGAGATGCGCTACCGTCACTCGGGCTACCCGGGTGGCCTGAAGGCCATGACCCTCGGTCGCGCCCTCGACGAGTACCCCGAGAAGACCGTGGAGAAGGCTGTCAAGGGCATGCTGCCCCACAACAAGCTCTCCCGCCAGTCCGTGAAGAAGCTGCACGTCTTCGCCGGTTCCGAGCACCCCTACGCCGGCCAGCAGCCCGAGTCCTACGAGATCAAGGTGGTGTCCCAGTGACGGAGCCGATCAACAACACCGAGAACACCGAGAACGTGGCTGACGCCGAGGACCTGGCCGCCGCCGCGGCCGCGACCGAGGAGTTCACCAACACCATCGGTGACGCCGTCGCGACCGACACCGAGGCCGAGGGCGACGTCGTCGCCGAGCAGCCCGCGGGTGTCGACGGCCCGATCCAGACCGTCGGCCGTCGTAAGCGCGCCATCGTGCGTGTGAAGATGCAGCCGGGCACCGGTGCGATCTCCTGCAACGGCCGCTCCCTCGAGGAGTACTTCCCGAACAAGATCCACCAGCAGCTCATCCTGGGCCCGCTGACCCTCCTCGAGCGCGAGGGCCAGTTCGACATCCAGGCCAACCTCTCCGGTGGCGGCCCCACCGGTCAGGCCGGCGCGTTCCGCCTCGCCATCGCGCGTGCGCTGAACCTGTACAACCCGGGTGACCGCTCGGCCCTGAAGAAGGCCGGCTTCCTCACCCGTGACGCCCGTGCCGTCGAGCGCAAGAAGGCCGGTCTGCACAAGGCCCGCCGCGCCCCGCAGTACTCCAAGCGCTAAACCTTCCCGGTTTCGCTTGCCGACGCCGCCGTCTCCCGCCCGGGAGCGGCGGCGTCGCCGTCTGTCGGGGGAGGTGCGGCCTCACGGCCGCACTGGACGCGTTGCACGCACCGCAGAACAGCGCACGCCGCCGCACTGCTGCGCCGTGTCGCCGCACGGCCGCTGCTGCGTCGCGGCGCCCACGCCCGCGCCCACGGCGCGGTGCGCTGCACGGGTGCGGGCGCGGGCGTCGTCAAGCCACGCCGTGGGCCTGCACCGGGGACGGGGGACACCGGCAGGCATAATGGGGTCCATGACACGACTCTTCGGAACTGACGGCGTGCGTGGTCAGGCGAACACCGTGCTGACCGCCCCGCTCGCCCTCAAGCTGGGTGCGGCGGCAGCGCAGGTGCTCACCGCGGACCTGCCCTCGCACAAGAAGCGGCCGACCGCGATCATCGGCCGCGACCCGCGCGTGTCCGGCGAGATGCTCGCCGCGGCGCTCTCGGCGGGCCTGGCCTCCCGTGGCGTGGAGGTCCTGCGCGTCGGCGTGCTGCCGACCCCGGCGCTGGCCTACCTGACCGACGACTACGGCGCCGACATCGGCGTGATGGTCTCCGCCTCGCACAACCCCATGCCGGACAACGGCATCAAGTTCTTCTCCGCCGGCGGGCGCAAGCTGCCCGACGCCGTCGAGGACGAGATCGAGCGCGCCATGGCCGACCTGCCCGAGACCGGGCCGACCGGCACCGGGGTGGGCCGCATCATCGAGGAGGCCCCCGACGCCGAGGAACGCTACCTCAACCACCTGCGCGAGGCCGTGCGCACCGACCTCAGCGGCATCAAGGTCGTCGTCGACACCGCCAACGGCGCGGCCTCCGTGGTCGCCCCGACGGCCTACGCGGCCGCCGGTGCGGAGGTCACGCCGATCTTCAACACGCCGAACGCCTACAACATCAACGACAACTGCGGCTCGACCCACATCGAGCAGGTCCAACGCGCCGTCGTCGAGCAGGGTGCCGACCTGGGCCTGGCCCACGACGGCGACGCCGACCGCTGCCTGGCCGTGGACGCCGAGGGCAACGTCGTCGACGGCGACCAGATCATGGCCATCCTCGCCGTCGGCATGAAGGAGCGCAACGACCTGCGCGACAACAAGCTCGTCGCCACGGTGATGAGCAACCTGGGGCTGAAGCTGGCGATGGCCGAGCAGGGCATCGACATCGTGCCCACCAAGGTCGGCGACCGCTACGTGCTCGAGGAGCTGCAGCACCTCGACCTCTCGCTGGGCGGCGAGCAGTCCGGCCACGTGATCATCCCCGAGCACTGCTCCACCGGCGACGGCACGCTGACCGGGCTCTCGGTCATGGCGCGCATGGCCGAGACCGGGAAGTCGCTCAAGGAGCTCGCCGCCGTGATGACGGTGCTGCCGCAGGTGCTGGTCAATGTGCCCGTGGCCGACAAGACCTCGATCGCCGGGGACCCCTCGGTGGTCGCCGCGATCGCCGAGGCCGAGGAGGAGCTCGGCGACACCGGCCGGGTGCTGTTGCGCCCCTCGGGCACCGAGGAGCTCTTCCGCGTGATGGTCGAGGCGCCCGAGGAGGCCGTCGCCCGGCGCGTCGCCGGCCGGCTGGCCGCGGTGGTCACCGCCG includes these proteins:
- the rpsI gene encoding 30S ribosomal protein S9, which translates into the protein MTEPINNTENTENVADAEDLAAAAAATEEFTNTIGDAVATDTEAEGDVVAEQPAGVDGPIQTVGRRKRAIVRVKMQPGTGAISCNGRSLEEYFPNKIHQQLILGPLTLLEREGQFDIQANLSGGGPTGQAGAFRLAIARALNLYNPGDRSALKKAGFLTRDARAVERKKAGLHKARRAPQYSKR
- the glmM gene encoding phosphoglucosamine mutase encodes the protein MTRLFGTDGVRGQANTVLTAPLALKLGAAAAQVLTADLPSHKKRPTAIIGRDPRVSGEMLAAALSAGLASRGVEVLRVGVLPTPALAYLTDDYGADIGVMVSASHNPMPDNGIKFFSAGGRKLPDAVEDEIERAMADLPETGPTGTGVGRIIEEAPDAEERYLNHLREAVRTDLSGIKVVVDTANGAASVVAPTAYAAAGAEVTPIFNTPNAYNINDNCGSTHIEQVQRAVVEQGADLGLAHDGDADRCLAVDAEGNVVDGDQIMAILAVGMKERNDLRDNKLVATVMSNLGLKLAMAEQGIDIVPTKVGDRYVLEELQHLDLSLGGEQSGHVIIPEHCSTGDGTLTGLSVMARMAETGKSLKELAAVMTVLPQVLVNVPVADKTSIAGDPSVVAAIAEAEEELGDTGRVLLRPSGTEELFRVMVEAPEEAVARRVAGRLAAVVTAV
- the rplM gene encoding 50S ribosomal protein L13, giving the protein MSTFHPKSGDVTRKWYVIDATDVVLGRLATHAANLLRGKGKPYFAPNVDCGDHVIIINADKVAVSTKKRQREMRYRHSGYPGGLKAMTLGRALDEYPEKTVEKAVKGMLPHNKLSRQSVKKLHVFAGSEHPYAGQQPESYEIKVVSQ